The following coding sequences are from one Mycolicibacterium aichiense window:
- a CDS encoding serine hydrolase domain-containing protein: MTQATLGYDALPHGLQGAADPHFACALRNFSAMFPHPRFGGGALAVYLDGQPVVDVWTGWSDRRGRQRWSADTGAMVFSATKGVASTVIHRLVDRGLIDYDAPVSEYWPEFGANGKAAITVRDMMQHRAGLAHLRGVRRRDLLDHVVMEERIAAAPVGRNFGKPAYHALTYGWLLSGLARAVTGIGMRELIRTEVAAPLDTDGIHLGRPPADAPTKAASIIGPQMNIPNPFFNSLAPRIAAFELSAIFGSMYFPGMRSTVQGAMPLLDSELPAANGVATARGLARMYGAIANGGEIDGKRYLSAELVAGLTGRRNLTPDRNLILPLAFHLGYHALPIPGVLPGFGHVGLGGSLGWAIPEAGLSFSFVHNRLLTPFVLADQAGFVTTAALIRRGAASARKHGFAPVAEFGARFPRPVSGVVAG, translated from the coding sequence GTGACTCAGGCGACTCTCGGATACGACGCGCTGCCCCACGGGCTGCAGGGCGCCGCGGATCCGCACTTCGCCTGTGCGTTGCGCAATTTCTCGGCGATGTTCCCGCATCCCCGGTTCGGGGGCGGCGCGCTGGCGGTCTACCTCGACGGGCAGCCGGTGGTCGACGTCTGGACCGGCTGGTCGGATCGGCGCGGACGGCAGCGCTGGTCTGCCGATACCGGCGCGATGGTGTTCTCGGCGACCAAGGGCGTGGCCTCGACCGTCATCCATCGGCTCGTGGACCGCGGCCTGATCGACTACGACGCACCGGTGTCCGAGTACTGGCCGGAGTTCGGCGCCAACGGCAAGGCCGCCATCACCGTGCGCGACATGATGCAGCACCGAGCCGGTCTGGCACATCTGCGGGGGGTGCGCAGGCGCGACCTGCTCGACCACGTGGTGATGGAGGAGCGCATCGCAGCGGCTCCGGTCGGCCGCAACTTCGGCAAACCCGCATACCACGCGCTCACCTACGGCTGGCTGCTGTCGGGGCTGGCACGTGCGGTCACCGGGATCGGGATGCGGGAGCTGATCCGCACCGAGGTGGCCGCGCCGCTCGACACCGACGGGATTCACCTGGGCCGGCCGCCGGCGGACGCGCCGACGAAAGCGGCCTCGATCATCGGGCCGCAGATGAACATCCCGAACCCGTTCTTCAACAGCCTCGCGCCCAGGATCGCGGCCTTCGAGCTGTCGGCCATCTTCGGCTCCATGTACTTCCCCGGCATGCGATCGACGGTCCAGGGCGCCATGCCGTTGCTGGACAGCGAGTTGCCCGCGGCCAACGGCGTCGCCACGGCACGCGGCCTGGCCCGCATGTACGGCGCCATCGCCAATGGCGGCGAGATCGACGGCAAGCGCTACCTGTCCGCCGAATTGGTGGCAGGCCTGACCGGTCGGCGCAATCTGACCCCGGACCGCAATTTGATCCTGCCGCTGGCATTCCACCTCGGCTATCACGCGCTACCCATTCCGGGGGTGCTGCCCGGCTTCGGCCATGTCGGCCTCGGCGGGTCGCTCGGCTGGGCGATTCCGGAGGCAGGGCTGTCGTTCAGCTTCGTGCACAACCGGCTGCTGACCCCGTTCGTGCTGGCAGACCAGGCCGGCTTCGTCACCACCGCGGCGCTGATCCGACGCGGCGCCGCCTCGGCTCGCAAGCACGGCTTCGCGCCGGTCGCCGAGTTCGGGGCCCGGTTCCCGCGGCCCGTATCGGGAGTCGTGGCGGGTTAG